The following are encoded together in the Drosophila willistoni isolate 14030-0811.24 unplaced genomic scaffold, UCI_dwil_1.1 Seg169, whole genome shotgun sequence genome:
- the LOC6646546 gene encoding histone H4: MTGRGKGGKGLGKGGAKRHRKVLRDNIQGITKPAIRRLARRGGVKRISGLIYEETCGVLKVFLENVIRDAVTYTEHAKRKTVTAMDVVYALKRQGRTLYGFGG; encoded by the coding sequence atgactgGTCGTGGCAAAGGTGGAAAAGGATTGGGAAAGGGTGGTGCTAAGCGTCATCGTAAAGTATTGCGTGATAATATTCAAGGTATCACGAAGCCCGCTATCCGCCGTTTGGCTCGTCGTGGCGGTGTGAAGCGAATTTCTGGTCTTATCTATGAGGAAACTTGTGGTGTCCTAAAGGTATTTCTTGAAAATGTAATCCGCGATGCAGTAACCTACACGGAACATGCCAAAAGGAAGACAGTCACTGCGATGGATGTTGTATATGCATTGAAGAGACAGGGCCGCACTCTTTATGGATTCGGtggttaa